The following coding sequences lie in one Pseudomonas syringae CC1557 genomic window:
- a CDS encoding ABC transporter permease, translating into MTIFDDRLARLTRAVISDKNLTAPWRRRSSLSRALEAARPLLRRPGFLLAMAIVAFALLAALAPGLLSSYAPYATSPSDKLIPPNAAHWFGTDELGRDLYTRVVHGSSLSVQAALLAVGIAMAGGLSLGVISGFAGGRLDAVIMRLVDVLLALPGLLLALAIVTAIGFGTLPVAIAVGVGIIPGFARTTRAEVLRVKTLPYVEAARLGGASWTRTLLRHILPNAWGPVAVLATLDFGAAILATAGLSFLGFGAEPPAAEWGTLIANGRHFLMTAPWVSLLPGLFVVAVVFSFNHIARTLEEIQR; encoded by the coding sequence ATGACCATTTTCGACGACCGCCTTGCACGCCTGACCCGAGCCGTTATCAGCGACAAAAACCTGACCGCGCCATGGCGACGCCGCAGCAGCCTGAGCCGCGCCCTTGAGGCCGCCAGACCGCTGTTGCGCCGACCGGGTTTTCTGCTGGCCATGGCAATCGTGGCCTTTGCACTGCTCGCCGCGCTGGCACCCGGCCTGTTGAGCAGCTACGCACCTTACGCCACCTCGCCCAGCGACAAACTCATCCCGCCGAATGCTGCGCACTGGTTCGGCACCGACGAGTTGGGCCGTGATCTCTACACCCGCGTCGTGCATGGCTCCAGCCTGTCAGTGCAGGCGGCGCTGCTGGCGGTTGGCATTGCCATGGCGGGAGGGCTGAGTCTGGGGGTGATTTCCGGCTTCGCAGGCGGACGCCTGGACGCTGTGATCATGCGCCTTGTCGACGTATTGCTGGCCCTTCCCGGCTTGCTGCTGGCGCTGGCGATTGTCACCGCCATTGGTTTCGGCACCCTCCCGGTAGCCATCGCAGTGGGCGTGGGGATCATTCCCGGTTTCGCTCGCACCACCCGCGCCGAAGTGCTGCGGGTCAAGACGTTGCCCTACGTGGAAGCAGCGCGTCTGGGCGGCGCTAGCTGGACCCGCACCCTGCTGCGACACATTCTGCCCAACGCCTGGGGCCCGGTGGCGGTGCTCGCCACACTGGACTTCGGCGCGGCGATTCTGGCGACAGCCGGACTGAGCTTCCTCGGCTTTGGTGCTGAACCGCCAGCCGCCGAATGGGGCACGCTGATCGCCAACGGCCGGCATTTTCTGATGACTGCGCCTTGGGTTTCGCTACTGCCTGGCCTGTTCGTGGTCGCTGTCGTGTTCAGTTTTAACCACATCGCCCGCACTCTGGAAGAGATTCAACGATGA
- a CDS encoding ABC transporter permease — translation MSRYILGRIAQALLVLWGAYSITYFILYLLPGDTLSIMLSASGVEIDSLSAQDLAKAKLYYGLDRGVFEQYFDLLWGAMHGDFGNSLTLNRPVSELLVERLPHTLSLAGLAIVLSLISGIGLAYLTAYVRWQPLKVALSRLPSLGFSVPVFWMGLLFIQLFAFTLGWFPATGNQGFASLILPAVTLAIPSAAVYAQVLQRGFQGVWKEPYIVTAYAKGLSRAQVQARHAFKNAALPLLTLIGLQVGNTVSGAVLVETIFARSGVGRLAQEAVLRQDIPVVLAIVAVSAAAFVVVNLIVDLLYPALDPRIAHTPKVS, via the coding sequence ATGAGCCGCTATATTCTCGGCCGGATCGCCCAGGCGCTGCTGGTGCTCTGGGGCGCGTACAGCATCACCTATTTCATTCTGTATCTGCTGCCCGGCGACACGCTGTCGATCATGCTCAGCGCTTCCGGTGTCGAAATCGACTCACTGTCAGCGCAGGACCTTGCCAAGGCCAAGCTGTATTACGGGCTGGATCGCGGCGTTTTCGAACAGTACTTCGATCTGCTGTGGGGAGCGATGCATGGCGATTTCGGCAATTCACTGACACTCAACCGACCAGTGTCAGAGTTGCTGGTCGAGCGGTTGCCGCACACCCTCAGCCTGGCGGGTCTGGCGATTGTGCTGTCGCTGATCAGCGGGATCGGCCTGGCGTACCTCACCGCCTATGTACGCTGGCAGCCCTTGAAGGTGGCCCTGTCACGGCTGCCGTCGCTAGGCTTCTCGGTGCCGGTGTTCTGGATGGGCCTGCTGTTCATTCAGCTGTTTGCGTTCACGCTGGGCTGGTTCCCGGCCACCGGCAATCAGGGCTTCGCCAGCCTGATACTCCCTGCCGTCACGTTGGCGATCCCCAGCGCTGCGGTGTACGCCCAGGTTCTGCAACGCGGTTTTCAAGGCGTCTGGAAAGAACCCTACATCGTCACCGCCTACGCCAAAGGCCTGAGCCGCGCACAGGTTCAGGCTCGCCATGCGTTCAAGAACGCAGCGCTGCCCTTGTTGACGCTGATCGGTCTGCAAGTCGGCAACACCGTTTCCGGCGCGGTGCTGGTGGAAACCATTTTCGCCCGCTCCGGGGTCGGCCGCCTGGCTCAGGAAGCTGTGCTGCGTCAGGACATTCCGGTGGTTCTGGCCATCGTTGCGGTATCCGCTGCGGCCTTCGTTGTGGTCAACCTGATCGTTGACCTGCTCTACCCCGCGCTTGACCCGCGCATCGCCCACACGCCAAAGGTCTCCTGA
- a CDS encoding ABC transporter substrate-binding protein has protein sequence MNRRPLLSRVLFATITAIALFGCSPSGQDSQAGKTLKVTFFRDNTTLVSLDPFQVYWLEHRVVLRNVAESLTDQDPQTGHIIPWLAERWDVSENALEYTFHLRKDVTFSNGTRFDAQAVKTAYDADKSFAAQLPATFGATYLKGYDHAEVLDDFTIKLVLATPNAGFLQATSTTNLAILAPESYTLSVKERSLGAIIGTGPFVLERYTPESGLRLTKRKGYAWPSANAQNKGEAHLDAVEVSYVPEESVRNGQFVQGQTDILWPRNPFSEVDLNLFKSRGATIQSRSLPGPALNLYPNTRGNRILADRNVRLALQKAIDRKTYAATVYNPQFPVVSGIFDITTPFYKSQAGKLAYDPQGAERLLDEAGWQKNADGYLYKDGKRLKLAYNLSPAETAGDVLIQDQLRKVGIELKLNVVTTAEWAANNASGNYDLTSTYMTRADPIILQTIIDPRSANSSTLATNLYAPETLPKALELFDAGLTATRSEQRATAYGELQDLLIDEGSAFPVYERVWQAATAKNVRNFHWTAEGFALFNDIEIAAP, from the coding sequence ATGAACCGGCGCCCTCTTCTTTCGCGCGTGCTATTCGCCACCATCACTGCCATCGCCCTGTTCGGGTGCTCGCCCTCAGGCCAGGACAGTCAGGCCGGCAAGACGCTCAAGGTCACCTTTTTTAGAGACAACACCACGCTGGTCAGCCTGGACCCGTTCCAGGTGTACTGGCTTGAGCACCGGGTGGTGTTGCGTAATGTCGCCGAGTCCCTGACCGATCAGGATCCGCAGACCGGTCACATCATTCCGTGGCTGGCAGAACGTTGGGACGTGAGTGAAAACGCGCTGGAGTACACCTTCCACCTGCGTAAGGACGTAACGTTCAGCAACGGCACGCGTTTCGATGCTCAGGCAGTGAAAACCGCTTACGACGCCGACAAGTCGTTTGCCGCGCAATTGCCTGCGACCTTCGGCGCTACTTACCTGAAAGGCTACGACCACGCAGAGGTGCTGGACGATTTCACCATCAAACTGGTACTGGCCACACCCAATGCTGGCTTCCTGCAAGCCACCTCCACCACCAACCTCGCCATCCTCGCTCCGGAGTCCTACACACTCAGCGTCAAGGAGCGCTCCTTGGGCGCGATCATCGGCACCGGGCCGTTTGTGCTGGAGCGTTACACCCCGGAAAGCGGCCTGCGCCTGACCAAGCGCAAGGGCTATGCCTGGCCCTCGGCCAATGCGCAGAACAAGGGCGAGGCGCATCTGGATGCAGTCGAGGTCAGCTATGTGCCGGAAGAAAGCGTGCGCAACGGCCAGTTCGTGCAGGGCCAGACCGATATTCTCTGGCCGCGCAACCCGTTCTCCGAGGTGGACCTGAACCTGTTCAAATCCAGGGGCGCGACCATTCAGAGCCGTTCGCTGCCAGGGCCGGCCCTGAATCTGTACCCCAACACGCGCGGTAATCGCATCCTGGCTGACCGTAACGTGCGTCTGGCCTTGCAAAAGGCAATCGACCGCAAGACCTACGCAGCCACCGTTTACAACCCGCAATTCCCGGTGGTCTCGGGGATCTTTGACATCACCACGCCGTTTTACAAAAGCCAGGCCGGCAAGCTGGCTTACGACCCGCAAGGTGCGGAGCGTCTGCTTGATGAAGCGGGCTGGCAGAAAAACGCCGACGGCTACCTCTACAAGGACGGCAAACGCCTGAAGCTGGCCTACAACCTGTCACCCGCTGAAACCGCTGGCGATGTTCTGATTCAGGATCAACTGCGCAAGGTCGGCATCGAACTCAAGCTCAATGTTGTGACCACGGCAGAGTGGGCCGCGAACAATGCCTCGGGCAACTACGATCTGACGTCCACCTACATGACCCGCGCCGACCCTATCATTCTGCAGACCATCATCGACCCGCGCAGCGCCAACAGCTCGACACTGGCGACCAACCTCTACGCACCGGAAACACTGCCCAAAGCCCTTGAGTTGTTCGACGCCGGATTGACCGCCACGCGCAGTGAGCAACGCGCAACAGCCTATGGCGAATTGCAGGACCTGCTGATTGATGAAGGTTCGGCGTTCCCGGTCTATGAGCGAGTCTGGCAAGCCGCCACGGCGAAAAACGTGCGCAACTTCCACTGGACCGCCGAAGGTTTTGCGCTGTTCAACGACATCGAGATTGCAGCGCCATGA